A region from the Paraburkholderia youngii genome encodes:
- a CDS encoding lysylphosphatidylglycerol synthase domain-containing protein, with protein MSRAALLLLSIGSALFVGLLAWQGFGSVASTLLAAGWGLAVVAAFHVVPLVIDAAAIAVLFKRGHPSRDGAHEGPASRAGAGLSLRDALSARWIGESVNSLLPAGQIGGPVVMVRQLSQRGMLLRDAAAAITVSTTWQALAQIVFALGGLAMFGAYAAHGTLHDLRTATLIATCVLGALIAGFYFAQRRGLFGRLLGVVSKVFGKRDWSSLMTRAEAVDAAVQSLYRERGRVAASFALSLVGWVVGTAEVWLALRFLGHPVGWVDALLLESIGQAIRGAAFMIPGSLGMQEGGYLLLAPLVGLPPDAALALSLAKRAREMLLGLPGLLVLHFSERSWQRRRAPRRMPVAD; from the coding sequence ATGAGTCGCGCGGCGCTGCTTCTGCTGTCGATCGGCTCGGCGCTGTTCGTCGGCCTGCTCGCGTGGCAGGGCTTCGGCTCGGTGGCGTCCACCTTGCTCGCAGCCGGCTGGGGGCTTGCGGTCGTCGCCGCGTTCCACGTGGTGCCGCTCGTGATCGATGCGGCTGCGATCGCGGTGCTGTTCAAGCGCGGCCACCCGTCGCGTGACGGCGCGCATGAAGGTCCAGCAAGCCGCGCGGGAGCCGGACTCTCGCTGCGCGATGCGCTGTCCGCGCGCTGGATCGGCGAATCGGTGAATAGCCTGCTGCCCGCTGGACAGATCGGCGGTCCGGTGGTGATGGTGCGGCAACTGTCGCAGCGCGGCATGCTGCTGCGCGACGCGGCCGCCGCGATCACCGTCAGCACGACGTGGCAGGCGCTCGCACAAATCGTGTTCGCGCTCGGCGGCCTCGCGATGTTCGGCGCGTATGCCGCGCACGGCACGCTGCACGACCTGCGAACCGCAACGCTGATCGCGACCTGCGTGCTCGGGGCGCTGATCGCCGGGTTCTACTTCGCGCAGCGGCGCGGCCTGTTCGGGCGTCTGCTCGGCGTGGTGTCGAAGGTGTTCGGCAAGCGCGACTGGTCGTCTCTGATGACGCGCGCTGAAGCCGTCGATGCCGCCGTGCAGTCGCTGTACCGCGAGCGCGGCCGCGTGGCGGCGAGCTTTGCGCTGAGCCTCGTCGGCTGGGTCGTCGGCACGGCCGAGGTATGGCTCGCGCTGCGTTTTCTCGGCCATCCGGTCGGCTGGGTCGACGCGCTGCTGCTGGAGAGCATCGGCCAGGCGATTCGCGGCGCGGCCTTCATGATTCCGGGCTCGCTCGGCATGCAGGAGGGCGGCTATCTGCTGCTCGCGCCGCTGGTGGGTTTGCCGCCCGACGCGGCGCTGGCGTTGTCGCTCGCCAAGCGTGCGCGTGAAATGCTGCTGGGCCTGCCGGGCCTGCTGGTATTGCACTTCAGCGAACGAAGCTGGCAACGTCGGCGCGCCCCGCGGC
- a CDS encoding HalD/BesD family halogenase: MNLHAEDDVIAPVSTGTPVAALTPAPDADRAVASRTRTFDNARLRKDFAVQDAFLYLEDFLAPEVTAQLVHSARSLLDEVNRNYLPGHKQGGSVSRHTIDRLAPFIAELYRSKELIGWLEQLSGDQLQVSPADDPHAYALYYYTRPGDHIGWHYDTSYYDGRRYTLLLGVIDESSCRLDYELHTRNPKMPDQPGSVQIPPGGLVFFDGDKLRHRITPAGPNEMRVSLTFEYVTDPNMRPWRRFVSNMKDAIAYFGFRQVFRQMASRGKDAA, translated from the coding sequence ATGAATCTGCACGCCGAAGACGACGTGATCGCGCCCGTGTCGACAGGCACGCCCGTGGCGGCGCTCACGCCCGCGCCCGATGCCGACCGCGCGGTCGCGAGCCGTACCCGCACGTTCGACAACGCGCGTCTGCGCAAAGACTTCGCCGTGCAGGACGCGTTTCTGTATCTCGAAGATTTCCTCGCGCCGGAAGTCACCGCGCAACTGGTTCACAGCGCGCGCTCGCTGCTCGACGAAGTGAACCGCAACTATCTGCCTGGCCACAAGCAGGGCGGCAGTGTCAGCCGCCATACGATCGACCGTCTCGCGCCGTTCATCGCCGAGCTGTATCGTTCGAAGGAGTTGATCGGCTGGCTCGAGCAGCTGAGCGGCGACCAGTTGCAGGTGTCGCCCGCCGACGACCCGCACGCCTACGCGCTCTACTACTACACGCGCCCCGGCGACCATATCGGCTGGCACTACGATACTTCGTATTACGACGGGCGCCGCTACACGCTGCTTCTCGGCGTGATCGACGAATCGTCGTGCCGGCTCGACTACGAGCTGCATACGCGCAATCCGAAGATGCCGGACCAGCCGGGTTCGGTGCAGATTCCGCCCGGTGGCCTCGTGTTTTTCGATGGCGACAAGCTGCGTCATCGCATCACGCCGGCCGGCCCGAACGAGATGCGCGTGTCGCTGACGTTCGAATACGTCACCGATCCCAACATGCGGCCGTGGCGCCGCTTCGTTTCGAACATGAAGGACGCGATCGCGTACTTCGGTTTCCGTCAGGTGTTCCGTCAGATGGCCTCGCGCGGCAAGGACGCCGCATGA
- a CDS encoding CDP-alcohol phosphatidyltransferase family protein, giving the protein MTSQPRPPINVPPPRTWDARLARRLVTPLIDTWVTPNHLTTLRLLIGVAGALCLAHGGFGWANAGALLIVLSNFVDHTDGELARVGGKSSRIGHFYDLACDALVTVMLFVGMGIGVGGAQMDALKLAPGMLGAVAGVAVALIFFLRMRIEEMVGKAGTKQASVGGFETEDVLYLLPIVTLTNVVAPFVVVASIGAPLFAAWVVIDYWRVARRSARLTAKAPATSETSQQWASK; this is encoded by the coding sequence ATGACTTCGCAACCCCGACCTCCAATAAACGTCCCGCCGCCACGTACGTGGGATGCCCGGCTCGCTCGCCGGCTCGTGACACCGCTAATCGATACCTGGGTCACCCCGAATCATTTGACCACGCTGCGCCTGCTGATCGGCGTCGCAGGCGCGCTGTGCCTTGCGCACGGGGGATTCGGGTGGGCCAATGCGGGAGCACTTCTGATAGTCCTGTCTAATTTCGTCGATCACACCGACGGCGAACTCGCGCGCGTCGGCGGCAAGTCGAGCCGTATCGGTCATTTTTACGATCTCGCCTGCGATGCTCTCGTGACCGTGATGCTGTTCGTCGGCATGGGTATCGGTGTCGGCGGTGCGCAGATGGATGCTTTGAAGCTCGCGCCCGGCATGCTCGGCGCGGTTGCGGGTGTCGCGGTTGCCCTGATCTTCTTCTTGCGCATGCGGATCGAGGAAATGGTCGGCAAGGCCGGCACGAAGCAGGCGTCGGTGGGGGGCTTCGAAACCGAGGACGTGCTTTACCTGCTGCCCATCGTCACGCTGACGAATGTCGTCGCGCCGTTCGTGGTGGTCGCGTCGATCGGCGCGCCGCTGTTCGCCGCATGGGTGGTGATCGACTACTGGCGCGTCGCGCGCCGTAGCGCTCGCCTGACGGCCAAGGCCCCCGCCACTTCAGAAACCAGTCAACAGTGGGCCAGCAAATGA